A stretch of Pseudoclavibacter chungangensis DNA encodes these proteins:
- the miaB gene encoding tRNA (N6-isopentenyl adenosine(37)-C2)-methylthiotransferase MiaB: MTETATRIAPSPAAVRPDGTPRTFEVRTLGCQMNVHDSERMTGSLLAAGYLPAPDDAEPDVVVINTCAVRENADNRLYGNLGQLAAVKRGHDGMQIAVGGCLAQKDRGTIIERAPYVDVVFGTHNLGSLPSLLERARHNDEAQLEILESLEVFPSTLPTKRESSYAGWVSISVGCNNTCTFCIVPSLRGKEKDRRPGDVLAEVQALVDDGAIEVTLLGQNVNSYGVEFGDRLAFGKLLRTMGGVEGLERVRFTSPHPAAFTDDVILAMAETPNVMPQLHMPLQSGSDRVLKAMRRSYRSKKFLGILERVREHMPHAAISTDIIVGFPGETDEDFEETLRVVEASRFANAFTFQYSVRPGTPAATMDGQVPKHVVQERYERLVALQNRIGLEENRSLVGSTQEVMVASHEGRKDGTTHRLTGRAEDNRLVHFSFPEDAAAPRPGDVVTVRISYAAPSHLLADDPSGAAPPVRRTRAGDAWDRAQADSCGVPSSAGTGGLSLGLPTLRIGAPAPARR, from the coding sequence ATGACTGAGACGGCCACCAGGATCGCGCCATCGCCCGCCGCCGTTCGCCCGGACGGGACACCACGCACGTTCGAAGTGCGCACGCTGGGGTGCCAGATGAACGTGCACGACTCGGAGCGTATGACGGGTTCCCTGCTCGCGGCGGGGTACTTGCCCGCACCGGACGACGCCGAGCCCGATGTCGTCGTCATCAACACGTGCGCGGTCCGCGAGAACGCCGACAACCGCCTCTACGGCAATCTCGGACAACTCGCGGCGGTGAAGCGCGGCCACGACGGGATGCAGATCGCCGTCGGTGGTTGCCTCGCCCAGAAGGACCGCGGCACGATCATCGAGCGCGCCCCCTATGTCGACGTCGTGTTCGGGACGCACAACCTCGGGTCGTTGCCGAGCCTGCTCGAGCGCGCCCGTCACAACGACGAGGCCCAGCTCGAGATCCTGGAGTCGCTCGAGGTCTTCCCCTCGACCCTCCCGACCAAGCGGGAGTCGAGCTACGCGGGGTGGGTCTCGATCTCGGTCGGCTGCAACAACACGTGCACGTTCTGCATCGTGCCGTCACTTCGTGGCAAGGAGAAGGACCGGCGCCCCGGGGACGTGCTCGCGGAGGTGCAGGCCCTCGTCGACGACGGTGCCATCGAGGTCACCCTCCTCGGGCAGAACGTCAACTCCTACGGCGTCGAGTTCGGCGATCGGCTCGCGTTCGGCAAACTGCTCCGCACGATGGGCGGCGTCGAGGGGCTGGAACGCGTCCGGTTCACGAGCCCACACCCCGCGGCGTTCACCGACGACGTGATCCTCGCCATGGCGGAGACGCCGAACGTCATGCCCCAGCTGCACATGCCACTCCAATCCGGGTCCGACCGCGTCCTGAAGGCCATGCGACGGTCGTACCGATCGAAGAAGTTCCTCGGCATCCTCGAGCGCGTCCGCGAGCACATGCCGCACGCGGCGATCTCGACCGACATCATCGTCGGGTTCCCCGGCGAGACGGACGAGGACTTCGAGGAGACGCTGCGGGTCGTCGAGGCTTCGCGGTTCGCGAACGCGTTCACGTTCCAGTACTCCGTCCGCCCGGGGACGCCCGCCGCGACGATGGACGGCCAGGTGCCGAAGCACGTCGTCCAGGAACGCTACGAGCGCCTCGTCGCACTGCAGAACCGCATCGGCCTCGAGGAGAACCGCTCCCTCGTCGGTTCCACGCAGGAGGTCATGGTCGCGAGCCACGAGGGGCGCAAGGACGGCACGACCCACCGGCTCACGGGTCGGGCCGAGGACAACCGGCTCGTGCACTTCTCGTTCCCCGAGGACGCCGCCGCGCCCCGGCCGGGGGACGTCGTCACGGTTCGGATCTCCTACGCCGCGCCCTCGCACCTGCTCGCCGACGATCCGTCCGGCGCGGCTCCGCCCGTCCGTCGGACTCGGGCCGGCGACGCGTGGGACCGTGCGCAGGCCGACTCGTGCGGGGTGCCGTCATCCGCCGGAACGGGCGGCCTCTCGCTCGGCCTGCCCACGCTCCGCATCGGGGCGCCGGCGCCCGCCCGGCGCTGA
- the recA gene encoding recombinase RecA: MPNPADREKALETALAQIDRQFGKGSVMRLGSDTRAPVETIPTGSIALDVALGIGGLPRGRIIEIYGPESSGKTTLTLHAIANAQKAGGIAAFIDAEHALDPEYAKKLGVDIDALLVAQPDTGEQALEIADMLIRSGSVDLIVIDSVAALVPRAEIEGEMGDAHVGLQARLMSQALRKITGGLNQTKTTAIFINQLREKVGVFFGSPETTSGGKALKFYASVRLDIRRIETLKDGGDAVGNRTRVKVVKNKMAPPFKQAEFDILYGVGISREGSLIDFGVEHEIVKKSGAWYTYDGDQLGQGKENARNFLLNNPDIAAEIERKILTKLGIVADAEVQAAPAPSNVEPIEARAAKRKGA, translated from the coding sequence ATGCCGAACCCCGCAGACCGCGAGAAGGCCCTCGAAACCGCCCTCGCCCAGATCGACCGCCAGTTCGGGAAGGGCTCGGTCATGCGACTCGGGAGCGACACGCGCGCCCCCGTCGAGACCATCCCGACCGGCTCCATCGCACTCGATGTCGCGCTCGGCATCGGTGGGCTGCCCCGCGGCCGCATCATCGAGATCTACGGTCCGGAGTCGTCGGGTAAGACCACGCTCACGCTCCACGCGATCGCGAACGCGCAGAAGGCCGGCGGCATCGCCGCGTTCATCGACGCAGAGCACGCGCTCGACCCCGAGTACGCGAAGAAGCTGGGCGTCGACATCGACGCGCTGCTCGTCGCGCAGCCCGACACGGGTGAGCAGGCGCTCGAGATCGCCGACATGCTCATCCGCTCGGGCTCGGTCGACCTCATCGTCATCGACTCGGTCGCCGCGCTCGTGCCGCGTGCCGAGATCGAGGGCGAGATGGGCGACGCGCACGTCGGCCTCCAGGCTCGCCTCATGTCTCAGGCGCTGCGTAAGATCACGGGTGGCCTCAACCAGACGAAGACCACCGCGATCTTCATCAACCAGTTGCGCGAGAAGGTCGGCGTGTTCTTCGGCAGCCCCGAGACGACCTCGGGTGGAAAGGCGCTCAAGTTCTACGCGTCCGTCCGCCTCGACATCCGGCGCATCGAGACGCTCAAGGACGGCGGCGACGCGGTCGGCAACCGCACGCGAGTCAAGGTCGTCAAGAACAAGATGGCACCGCCCTTCAAGCAGGCCGAGTTCGACATCCTCTACGGCGTTGGCATCTCTCGCGAGGGGTCGCTCATCGACTTCGGTGTCGAGCACGAGATCGTGAAGAAGTCGGGCGCCTGGTACACCTACGACGGCGATCAGCTGGGCCAGGGCAAGGAGAACGCGCGCAACTTCCTGCTCAACAACCCCGACATCGCGGCCGAGATCGAGCGCAAGATCCTCACGAAGCTCGGGATCGTCGCGGACGCCGAGGTGCAGGCCGCACCGGCACCGAGCAACGTCGAGCCGATCGAGGCGCGCGCGGCCAAGCGCAAGGGCGCCTGA
- a CDS encoding regulatory protein RecX, translating to MSVEGTERTGRRSRTGTDTETDTRDVDVAPPQASRARTASSGSGDGDGRPGAESVAWADPIRISFAGTTGAGSVGTNGSGSVGVAGVAGVGAELDAILAEAETDLVRALRRTDRSRAEGRAILEAHDELGAGHIEDLLDRMTELGYLDDERLAATLAERLTRKGQGPIVIGRTLRERRLDPDAIALALEALDDDDEAERAVELARARASRMRGVDSGAARRRLAAYLQRRGFDGATALRAADTALGEGARSNGSAHRGGSGVFFGNAD from the coding sequence GTGAGCGTCGAGGGGACGGAACGAACGGGACGACGAAGTCGAACCGGCACCGACACCGAGACCGACACGCGCGATGTCGACGTCGCACCTCCGCAGGCGTCGCGCGCACGAACCGCCTCGAGCGGGTCCGGCGACGGGGACGGGCGACCCGGCGCGGAGTCGGTCGCGTGGGCCGACCCGATCCGGATCTCGTTCGCGGGAACGACGGGAGCGGGGAGCGTCGGGACGAACGGATCGGGCAGCGTCGGTGTGGCCGGCGTGGCCGGCGTGGGCGCGGAGCTCGACGCGATCCTCGCGGAGGCGGAGACGGACCTCGTGCGCGCCCTGCGCCGGACCGATCGTTCTCGGGCCGAGGGACGGGCGATCCTCGAGGCACACGACGAACTCGGAGCAGGGCACATCGAGGATCTGCTCGATCGCATGACGGAACTCGGGTACCTGGACGACGAGCGTCTCGCGGCGACGCTCGCGGAACGACTGACGCGAAAGGGACAGGGGCCCATCGTGATCGGGCGGACCCTGCGCGAGCGACGTCTCGATCCCGATGCGATCGCGCTCGCCCTCGAGGCGCTCGACGACGACGACGAGGCGGAGCGGGCGGTCGAACTCGCGCGGGCTCGCGCGTCCCGCATGCGCGGGGTCGACTCGGGCGCCGCACGTCGTCGCCTGGCGGCCTACCTGCAGCGACGAGGCTTCGACGGCGCCACCGCGCTCCGTGCCGCCGACACCGCGCTCGGCGAGGGCGCCCGATCGAACGGCAGCGCACATCGTGGCGGCTCGGGCGTCTTCTTCGGAAACGCCGACTGA
- the miaA gene encoding tRNA (adenosine(37)-N6)-dimethylallyltransferase MiaA: MLVVGGATGTGKSALALEIAGLLEASGTRAEVVNADAMQLYRGMDIGTAKLPPEDRRGVEHHLLDVLDVDEDASVAAYQRTARSTIESIERRGAVPVLVGGSGLYISAVCFDLRFPGTDDAVRARLEAELEQWGPGMLARRLAEYDPVAAEKIGPHNGRRIVRALEVIAITGRPFSATLPDHDSWWRPTTFVVLEQPREVLTPRLDARVVAMWDQGIVAETARLLESGLERGTTARRAIGYAQAIGELRGELTRDEAIAEAQALTRKYARRQVGWFRRYESAIRLDAGDPYAAGIVVDAAREAGTLLGATGP; the protein is encoded by the coding sequence GTGCTCGTCGTCGGTGGCGCGACCGGGACGGGCAAATCGGCCCTCGCACTCGAGATCGCGGGACTGCTCGAGGCCTCCGGCACACGGGCCGAAGTGGTCAATGCGGACGCGATGCAGCTCTACCGCGGCATGGACATCGGGACGGCGAAACTGCCGCCGGAGGACCGCCGCGGGGTCGAGCACCACCTGCTCGACGTCCTCGACGTCGACGAGGACGCGAGCGTCGCCGCCTATCAGCGGACGGCCAGGTCGACCATCGAGTCGATCGAGCGACGCGGCGCCGTCCCCGTCCTCGTCGGGGGATCGGGACTCTACATCTCGGCGGTCTGCTTCGATCTGCGTTTCCCCGGCACGGACGACGCCGTGCGCGCGCGTCTGGAGGCCGAGCTCGAGCAGTGGGGGCCGGGCATGCTCGCACGACGACTGGCCGAGTACGACCCCGTCGCCGCCGAGAAGATCGGTCCGCACAACGGACGGCGGATCGTGCGTGCACTCGAGGTCATCGCGATCACGGGACGACCGTTCTCCGCGACCCTCCCCGACCACGACTCGTGGTGGCGACCCACGACGTTCGTCGTCCTCGAGCAGCCGCGGGAGGTGCTGACCCCCCGCCTCGATGCGCGGGTCGTTGCCATGTGGGACCAGGGGATCGTGGCGGAGACGGCGCGGCTCCTCGAGTCGGGCCTCGAGCGGGGGACCACGGCCAGACGTGCGATCGGCTACGCGCAGGCGATCGGCGAGCTGCGTGGGGAACTCACCCGGGACGAGGCGATCGCGGAGGCGCAGGCCCTCACCCGGAAGTACGCACGCCGTCAGGTCGGCTGGTTCCGACGGTACGAGAGCGCCATCCGGCTCGACGCGGGCGACCCCTATGCGGCCGGTATCGTCGTCGACGCGGCGCGGGAGGCGGGCACGCTCCTCGGCGCGACCGGCCCGTGA
- the hflX gene encoding GTPase HflX has protein sequence MLDDDRTPETDAAGHDAHESRHRDDDVVARVLGHAEGRRSATVFSGDQAGGRAQALQADDAAATGTTDDGAQFAREERAGLRRVDGLSTELEDVTEVEYRQLRLERAVLIGVYRAGTLEDAENSLHELAALAETAGAEVLDGVLQRRPNPDPATYLGRGKVAELADIVASLGADTVVADTELAPSQRRALEDAVKVKVIDRTAVILDIFSQHAKSREGKAQVELAQLEYLLPRLRGWGQSMSRQAGGQVGSSGAGMGSRGPGETKIELDRRRIHTRMAKLRRQIAGMKSARDTKRQERERNAVPSVAIAGYTNAGKSSLLNRITKAGVLVENQLFATLDATVRRTETEDGRPYTIADTVGFVRNLPHQLVEAFRSTLEEVQNADVLVHVVDASHPDPAAQLSTVRDVIADVDGRDIPEIVAFNKSDLVGPERELELRALVPDAVFVSARTGARVEELLERIAGTLPTPEVELDLVVPYSRGDLVSYLHDRGAVLSSEHIADGTRLRARVHPDQLGLFDGLIEHPELVPGFEATRPGVRRRPAGTPRD, from the coding sequence ATGCTCGATGACGACCGAACCCCCGAAACCGACGCCGCAGGCCACGACGCGCACGAAAGCCGACACCGCGACGACGACGTGGTCGCCCGCGTGCTCGGCCACGCCGAGGGACGCCGATCGGCGACCGTCTTCTCGGGCGATCAGGCGGGCGGACGGGCGCAGGCCCTCCAGGCCGACGACGCCGCCGCGACGGGAACCACCGACGACGGCGCCCAGTTCGCCCGCGAGGAGCGCGCGGGCCTCCGCCGCGTCGACGGGCTCTCGACCGAACTCGAGGACGTCACCGAGGTCGAGTACCGACAACTTCGGCTCGAGCGGGCGGTGCTCATCGGCGTCTACCGCGCGGGAACGCTCGAGGACGCGGAGAACTCGCTGCACGAACTCGCGGCCCTCGCCGAGACGGCGGGAGCCGAGGTCCTCGACGGTGTGCTCCAGCGGCGGCCGAATCCTGATCCCGCGACGTATCTCGGACGCGGCAAGGTCGCCGAACTCGCGGACATCGTCGCCTCGCTCGGCGCCGACACCGTCGTCGCCGACACGGAACTCGCGCCCAGCCAGCGGCGCGCCCTCGAGGACGCCGTCAAGGTGAAGGTCATCGATCGCACCGCCGTCATCCTCGACATCTTCAGCCAGCACGCGAAGAGCCGGGAGGGCAAGGCGCAGGTCGAGCTCGCGCAGCTCGAGTACCTCCTCCCACGCCTGCGCGGTTGGGGCCAGTCGATGTCCCGACAGGCGGGTGGACAGGTCGGTTCCTCGGGTGCGGGGATGGGGTCGCGCGGCCCCGGTGAGACGAAGATCGAGTTGGATCGTCGTCGCATCCACACGCGCATGGCGAAGCTGCGTCGACAGATCGCCGGTATGAAGTCCGCGCGCGACACGAAGCGGCAGGAACGTGAGCGCAACGCCGTCCCGTCCGTCGCGATCGCCGGCTACACGAATGCCGGGAAGTCGAGCCTGCTCAACCGGATCACGAAGGCGGGCGTCCTGGTCGAGAACCAGTTGTTCGCGACGCTCGACGCGACGGTCCGTCGCACCGAGACCGAGGACGGCCGGCCCTACACGATCGCCGACACGGTGGGGTTCGTGCGCAACCTACCGCACCAGCTCGTGGAGGCGTTCCGCTCGACGCTCGAGGAGGTGCAGAACGCGGACGTGCTCGTGCACGTCGTCGACGCGTCACACCCCGACCCCGCGGCGCAGCTGTCGACGGTTCGCGACGTGATCGCGGACGTCGACGGGCGCGACATCCCCGAGATCGTCGCATTCAACAAGTCCGATCTCGTGGGGCCCGAACGCGAACTCGAACTGCGAGCCCTCGTCCCGGACGCCGTGTTCGTGTCGGCTCGAACGGGGGCGCGCGTCGAGGAGCTCCTCGAGCGCATCGCCGGAACGCTCCCGACCCCCGAGGTCGAGCTCGATCTCGTGGTCCCGTACTCGCGGGGGGACCTCGTCTCCTACCTGCACGATCGCGGGGCGGTGCTCTCGAGCGAGCACATCGCGGACGGCACTCGGCTGCGCGCTCGCGTCCACCCCGATCAGCTCGGGCTCTTCGACGGGCTCATCGAGCATCCCGAACTCGTTCCGGGGTTCGAGGCCACTCGGCCCGGCGTCCGTCGTCGGCCGGCGGGTACGCCGCGCGACTGA
- a CDS encoding class I SAM-dependent methyltransferase, producing the protein MNAEHYFTASPGAPDRRRTITVELRGHRVEVATAAGTFSAEHLDTGTAVLLDSVPPPPSTGTALDLGCGWGPIAIALALEAPGLDVRAVDVNERAVALTADNARTLGLDNLHAGTARDVPPELTFDVIWSNPPIRIGKAALHELLDAWLPRLAPGGEAHLVVAKQLGADSLQRWLTERFAPATVERTANARGFRVLTVRRPR; encoded by the coding sequence ATGAACGCCGAGCACTACTTCACCGCGTCGCCCGGGGCGCCCGATCGTCGGCGCACGATCACGGTCGAGCTGCGCGGCCACCGGGTCGAGGTCGCGACGGCGGCGGGGACCTTCAGCGCCGAGCACCTCGACACGGGCACCGCCGTCCTCCTCGACAGCGTGCCGCCGCCGCCGTCCACGGGGACCGCCCTCGATCTCGGCTGCGGCTGGGGTCCCATCGCGATCGCCCTCGCACTCGAGGCGCCCGGACTCGACGTCCGTGCCGTCGACGTGAACGAACGAGCGGTCGCCCTGACGGCCGACAACGCACGCACGCTGGGGCTCGATAATCTCCACGCGGGCACGGCGCGGGACGTGCCGCCCGAGCTGACCTTCGACGTGATCTGGTCGAACCCGCCGATCCGTATCGGCAAGGCAGCACTGCACGAGCTCCTCGACGCATGGCTGCCGCGGTTGGCGCCCGGGGGCGAGGCGCATCTCGTCGTCGCGAAACAGCTCGGTGCGGATTCCCTGCAGCGATGGCTGACGGAACGGTTCGCTCCCGCCACCGTGGAGCGCACCGCGAACGCGCGCGGCTTCCGCGTTCTCACGGTGCGACGTCCGCGCTGA
- the dapF gene encoding diaminopimelate epimerase encodes MTTFRFTKGQATGNDFVLVADPEGTAPLSPTQIAALCDRHFGVGADGLIRAVRSEHLPEGAAALAEDPDATWFMDYANGDGSVSEMCGNGVRAYVRFLVDTGLATLGVGETIAIGTRAGVKRVERSEDGFRVDMGRWALRGGEPLVSAHGLEVDRPGLGIDVGNPHVVVALSSNTELEALDLARPPVLDPAPPAGANVEFVVPAEPLVSGGIGRIRMRVSERGVGETLSCGTGAVAAALAVRHWAGAGAPDRWRVGVPGGVVEVAVAGAPGEERVTLAGPAELVFDGNLELPSPVTAG; translated from the coding sequence ATGACCACGTTCCGCTTCACCAAGGGGCAGGCGACCGGCAACGACTTCGTTCTCGTCGCGGACCCCGAGGGCACCGCGCCGCTCTCGCCCACGCAGATCGCCGCCCTCTGCGACCGGCACTTCGGGGTCGGCGCCGACGGCCTCATCAGGGCGGTCCGCTCCGAGCACCTGCCCGAGGGGGCGGCCGCGCTGGCGGAGGACCCCGACGCGACGTGGTTCATGGACTACGCCAACGGTGACGGCTCGGTCTCGGAGATGTGCGGCAACGGCGTGCGCGCCTACGTGCGGTTCCTCGTCGACACCGGTCTCGCGACGCTCGGGGTCGGTGAGACGATCGCGATCGGTACGCGCGCGGGCGTGAAGCGCGTGGAACGGAGCGAGGACGGGTTCCGCGTCGACATGGGGCGCTGGGCGCTGCGAGGTGGCGAACCGCTCGTGTCGGCGCACGGGCTCGAGGTCGATCGTCCCGGCCTCGGCATCGACGTCGGCAATCCTCACGTCGTCGTCGCGCTCTCGTCGAACACGGAGCTCGAGGCGCTCGACCTCGCTCGACCGCCCGTGCTCGATCCGGCACCGCCCGCGGGCGCGAACGTCGAATTCGTCGTTCCCGCCGAGCCGCTCGTGAGCGGGGGCATCGGTCGCATCCGGATGCGCGTGAGCGAGCGCGGTGTGGGGGAGACGCTCTCGTGCGGGACCGGCGCCGTCGCCGCGGCCCTCGCCGTTCGGCACTGGGCGGGTGCCGGTGCCCCGGACCGGTGGCGCGTGGGCGTTCCCGGCGGCGTCGTCGAGGTCGCCGTCGCCGGTGCACCGGGGGAGGAGCGGGTGACGCTCGCAGGACCCGCAGAGCTCGTCTTCGACGGCAATCTCGAACTCCCGTCCCCGGTGACCGCGGGATGA
- the lexA gene encoding transcriptional repressor LexA yields MAARTAPDGAKPLSEKQQRILAHIAHTVVQRGFPPSLREIGDAVGLASLSSVAYQLTQLELAGAIRRTPGASRSMEVLVEVPGVDDAIDEPKADAAYVPLVGRIAAGTPITAEQQVEDVFALPRQIVGGGELFLLRVVGESMIDAAICDGDWVVVRQQRVAENGDIVAAMLDGEATVKAFRQRDGHTWLLPRNSAFEPIPGDEAEILGKVVAVLRSI; encoded by the coding sequence ATGGCCGCACGCACCGCCCCGGACGGGGCAAAGCCGCTCAGCGAGAAGCAGCAGCGCATCCTCGCGCACATCGCACACACCGTCGTGCAGCGTGGCTTCCCACCGTCACTGCGGGAGATCGGTGACGCCGTCGGCCTCGCCTCGCTCTCGAGCGTGGCCTACCAACTCACGCAATTGGAGCTGGCCGGCGCGATCCGGCGTACGCCCGGGGCCTCACGCTCGATGGAGGTGCTCGTCGAGGTCCCCGGTGTCGACGACGCGATCGACGAGCCGAAGGCCGATGCAGCGTACGTGCCGCTCGTCGGCCGCATCGCCGCGGGCACACCGATTACGGCGGAGCAGCAGGTCGAGGACGTGTTCGCGCTCCCGCGCCAGATCGTCGGCGGCGGCGAGCTGTTCCTGCTCCGCGTCGTCGGCGAGTCGATGATCGACGCCGCGATCTGCGACGGCGACTGGGTCGTCGTCCGCCAGCAGCGGGTCGCCGAGAACGGCGACATCGTCGCGGCCATGCTCGACGGCGAGGCGACGGTCAAGGCGTTCCGCCAGCGCGACGGTCACACGTGGCTGCTCCCCCGCAACTCGGCGTTCGAACCGATCCCGGGCGACGAGGCCGAGATCCTCGGCAAGGTCGTGGCGGTCCTCCGCTCGATCTGA
- a CDS encoding CinA family protein, whose product MNLTPLPQTTELASTLLQAGLTIAVAESLTGGAVAAELASVPGISGALVGGVVAYATPLKHTLLGVDEELLDRRGAVDGETAVAMAAAARVAMTIDERVPDIGVATTGVAGPSAQEGKPVGTVFVGIDSLFGSHVVQLDFSSLVVPGDDVTSRNRIRQATVEAAIFNVSEFLARQ is encoded by the coding sequence ATGAACCTCACCCCGCTTCCGCAGACGACGGAGCTCGCCTCGACCCTGCTGCAGGCGGGGCTCACGATCGCGGTCGCCGAATCCCTCACCGGTGGCGCGGTCGCCGCCGAGCTCGCCTCGGTGCCGGGCATCTCGGGTGCGCTCGTCGGCGGTGTGGTCGCCTACGCGACGCCGCTCAAGCACACGCTGCTCGGCGTCGACGAGGAGCTGCTCGACCGGCGTGGCGCGGTCGACGGCGAGACGGCGGTCGCGATGGCCGCCGCGGCCCGCGTCGCGATGACCATCGACGAGCGTGTCCCCGACATCGGCGTCGCGACGACGGGCGTCGCGGGGCCCTCGGCGCAGGAGGGCAAGCCGGTCGGTACGGTGTTCGTCGGTATCGATTCGCTCTTCGGCAGCCACGTCGTACAGCTCGATTTCTCGTCCCTCGTCGTGCCGGGTGACGACGTCACGAGCCGCAACCGCATCCGACAGGCGACCGTCGAGGCCGCGATCTTCAACGTGAGCGAGTTCCTCGCCCGCCAATGA
- a CDS encoding DUF3046 domain-containing protein, whose protein sequence is MSELERAMVDEFGDAYGRSVMRDVVLTGLGDRTAREALGEGVDARTVWLAICEEMRVPEQRRHGVGRLEPGARRDR, encoded by the coding sequence ATGAGCGAGCTGGAGCGGGCGATGGTCGACGAGTTCGGCGATGCCTACGGCCGCTCGGTCATGCGCGATGTCGTCCTCACGGGGCTCGGTGATCGCACGGCACGCGAGGCGCTCGGCGAGGGGGTCGATGCGCGGACCGTCTGGCTCGCGATCTGCGAGGAGATGCGCGTGCCGGAGCAGCGACGCCACGGCGTGGGGCGTCTCGAACCAGGAGCCCGACGCGACCGCTGA
- the pgsA gene encoding CDP-diacylglycerol--glycerol-3-phosphate 3-phosphatidyltransferase, with the protein MTGRIIRAGDGPVSNWNVPNVITIVRILLVPVFVWLLLADRDLDGPLRWAAGALFIVAIATDSIDGHLARSRNLVTDLGKLLDPIADKALTGTALVMLSILQELPWWVTIVILVRELGITLWRLALANRRVLPAGRGGKLKTVAQAVAISAALLPLWTLFGDWVHWFNTGLMSIAFVLTVWSGADYLWQAYRPSATKESR; encoded by the coding sequence ATGACCGGTCGGATCATCCGCGCCGGCGACGGCCCGGTGAGCAACTGGAACGTCCCGAACGTCATCACGATCGTCCGGATCCTCCTCGTCCCCGTCTTCGTGTGGCTGCTGCTCGCGGACCGGGACCTCGACGGGCCCCTCCGCTGGGCGGCCGGCGCACTGTTCATCGTCGCGATCGCGACGGACAGCATCGACGGGCACCTCGCGCGGTCGCGCAACCTCGTGACCGACCTCGGCAAGCTCCTCGATCCGATCGCGGACAAGGCGCTCACGGGCACAGCGCTCGTCATGCTCTCGATCCTTCAGGAACTGCCCTGGTGGGTCACGATCGTGATCCTCGTGCGCGAGCTCGGCATCACGCTCTGGCGTCTCGCGCTCGCGAACCGCCGCGTGCTGCCCGCGGGGCGTGGTGGCAAGCTCAAGACCGTCGCGCAGGCGGTGGCCATCTCGGCGGCGCTCCTCCCGCTCTGGACGCTCTTCGGCGACTGGGTGCACTGGTTCAACACGGGGCTCATGTCGATCGCCTTCGTCCTCACCGTGTGGTCGGGTGCCGACTACCTCTGGCAGGCCTACCGTCCGTCCGCGACCAAGGAGTCCCGATGA
- a CDS encoding helix-turn-helix domain-containing protein yields MVLARREIGEVLRDVRLRKGHTLRQVAGRASVALGYLSEVERGQKEASSEILASVAEALDTPLSAIYRQVSDRLAVHEGVDLFPDTVPDDIIRSVQEPLQVS; encoded by the coding sequence ATGGTGCTCGCACGCAGGGAGATCGGTGAGGTGCTGCGCGACGTCCGTCTGCGCAAGGGCCACACCCTCCGTCAGGTCGCCGGCCGTGCATCGGTCGCACTGGGGTATCTCAGTGAAGTGGAGCGCGGTCAGAAGGAGGCGTCGAGCGAGATCCTCGCCTCGGTCGCCGAGGCGCTCGACACGCCGTTGTCCGCCATCTACCGGCAGGTGAGTGATCGGCTCGCCGTGCACGAGGGTGTCGACCTCTTCCCCGACACCGTTCCCGACGACATCATCCGCTCCGTCCAGGAGCCGCTCCAGGTCAGCTGA